One Leifsonia shinshuensis DNA window includes the following coding sequences:
- a CDS encoding SURF1 family cytochrome oxidase biogenesis protein, whose amino-acid sequence MLQMMLRPRWIGALLFALALAAGFAALGQWQLERAIESGKAVVAPTETVLPLAQVAKPNGPMTDKSVGQLVEFTGTVVAGDDQLLYDRINNGRSGWWVVSHVDVDAGDGHRIALAVARGWAANEATAKSVMAQLAEQPEAPQKFVGRILPDEQPAVPDDKKNPTAMKNLGVGQLYNLWTGVDGMDVYNAYVVDRTPPTGLVKIDSPPPIQQTELNWLNLFYAAEWIIFAGFAIFLWYRLVRDAKQREDEERELAAEAAAGSGSGGGARAHAGNVE is encoded by the coding sequence ATGCTGCAGATGATGCTGCGCCCGCGCTGGATCGGCGCCCTCCTGTTCGCGCTCGCGCTCGCCGCGGGGTTCGCCGCTCTCGGCCAGTGGCAGCTGGAGCGCGCGATCGAGTCGGGCAAGGCGGTCGTCGCACCGACCGAGACCGTGCTCCCGCTCGCGCAGGTCGCGAAGCCGAACGGGCCGATGACCGACAAATCCGTCGGGCAGCTCGTGGAGTTCACCGGCACCGTCGTCGCCGGCGACGACCAGCTGCTCTACGACCGGATCAACAACGGCCGGAGCGGCTGGTGGGTCGTCTCGCACGTGGACGTCGACGCCGGCGACGGCCACCGCATCGCCCTCGCGGTCGCCCGCGGCTGGGCGGCGAACGAGGCGACGGCGAAGTCCGTGATGGCGCAGCTCGCCGAGCAGCCGGAGGCTCCGCAGAAGTTCGTCGGCCGCATCCTCCCCGACGAGCAGCCGGCGGTCCCGGACGACAAGAAGAACCCGACCGCGATGAAGAACCTCGGCGTCGGCCAGCTCTACAACCTGTGGACCGGCGTGGACGGCATGGACGTCTACAACGCGTACGTGGTCGACCGCACGCCGCCGACGGGGCTCGTGAAGATCGACTCGCCGCCTCCGATCCAGCAGACCGAGCTCAACTGGCTCAACCTGTTCTACGCGGCCGAGTGGATCATCTTCGCCGGGTTCGCGATCTTCCTCTGGTACCGGCTCGTGCGCGACGCCAAGCAGCGGGAGGACGAGGAGCGCGAGCTGGCGGCCGAGGCGGCAGCGGGCAGCGGCTCCGGCGGCGGCGCCAGGGCCCACGCCGGGAACGTAGAATAA
- a CDS encoding DUF3817 domain-containing protein: MPLAPKLEDFPKIRGALKFYQVFAYVTGIMLLLLCVEMIVKYGLGYQLYAGSNYGALTFVPVKTAVAPTGLDLSTGILIAHGWLYVVYLFSDFRLWSLMRWPFSKFVTIALGGVIPFLSFFVEARISKQVKSYLAGREAEAATYVEAAN; encoded by the coding sequence ATGCCCCTCGCTCCCAAGCTCGAAGACTTCCCGAAGATCCGCGGGGCGCTGAAGTTCTACCAGGTGTTCGCCTACGTCACCGGAATCATGCTCCTGCTGCTCTGCGTGGAGATGATCGTGAAGTACGGCCTCGGCTACCAGCTCTACGCCGGCAGCAACTACGGCGCTCTTACGTTCGTGCCGGTCAAGACCGCGGTCGCCCCGACCGGCCTCGACCTGAGCACGGGCATCCTCATCGCCCACGGTTGGCTGTACGTGGTCTACCTGTTCTCGGACTTCCGGCTGTGGAGCCTGATGCGCTGGCCGTTCTCGAAGTTCGTCACCATCGCCCTCGGCGGCGTCATCCCCTTCCTGTCCTTCTTCGTGGAGGCCAGGATCAGCAAGCAGGTCAAGAGCTATCTGGCCGGCCGCGAGGCCGAGGCAGCGACGTACGTGGAGGCAGCAAATTAG
- the guaA gene encoding glutamine-hydrolyzing GMP synthase, which yields MFSDILGGADSAAPSGPVLVVDFGAQYAQLIARRVREANVYSEIVPHTVTASEVAAKRPAGIVLSGGPSSVYEEGAPHLDEAIFELGVPVLGICYGFQVMATALGGEVARTGRREYGSTAVRVTGAASDGSGSLLDGQPADQTAWMSHGDSVSRAPEGFEVLASTEDTPVAAFANEERRLYGVQWHPEVKHSQYGQAVLENFLHRAAGIPADWNSGNVIADQVAAIRAQVGSGRVLCALSGGVDSAVAAALVHKAVGDQLVCVFVDHGLLRKDEARQVEEDYVAATGVRLVTVNAQDQFLSALAGVSDPETKRKIIGREFIRVFEKAQADLIAEAENDGDPIRFLVQGTLYPDVVESGGGTGTANIKSHHNVGGLPEDLQFELVEPLRTLFKDEVRAIGRELGLPEVIVGRQPFPGPGLGIRIVGEVTQERLDLLRDADAIVRAELTAAGLDAEIWQCPVVLLADVRSVGVMGDGRTYGHPIVLRPVSSEDAMTADWTRLPYDLLATISNRITNEVDGVNRVVLDVTSKPPGTIEWE from the coding sequence GTGTTCTCGGACATCCTCGGGGGAGCCGACTCGGCCGCGCCGTCCGGCCCCGTCCTGGTGGTCGACTTCGGCGCGCAGTACGCCCAGCTGATCGCGCGCCGCGTGCGCGAGGCCAACGTGTACTCCGAGATCGTGCCGCACACCGTGACGGCGTCGGAGGTCGCGGCCAAGCGGCCGGCGGGCATCGTCCTTTCGGGCGGCCCCTCCAGCGTGTACGAGGAGGGCGCGCCCCACCTCGACGAGGCGATCTTCGAGCTCGGCGTCCCGGTGCTCGGCATCTGCTACGGCTTCCAGGTGATGGCCACCGCCCTCGGCGGCGAGGTCGCTCGCACCGGCCGACGCGAGTACGGCTCCACCGCGGTCCGGGTCACCGGGGCGGCCTCCGACGGTTCGGGCAGCCTCCTCGACGGCCAGCCCGCCGACCAGACCGCGTGGATGAGCCACGGCGACTCGGTCTCCCGGGCGCCGGAGGGCTTCGAGGTGCTGGCCTCCACCGAGGACACCCCGGTCGCCGCGTTCGCGAACGAGGAGCGCCGGCTGTACGGCGTGCAGTGGCACCCCGAGGTCAAGCACTCGCAGTACGGCCAGGCCGTCCTCGAGAACTTCCTGCACCGCGCCGCCGGCATCCCAGCCGACTGGAACAGCGGCAACGTCATCGCCGACCAGGTCGCCGCGATCCGCGCCCAGGTCGGCAGCGGCCGCGTGCTGTGCGCGCTGTCCGGCGGCGTCGACTCCGCGGTCGCCGCGGCGCTCGTGCACAAGGCCGTCGGCGACCAGCTCGTCTGCGTGTTCGTCGACCACGGCCTGCTCCGCAAGGACGAGGCCCGCCAGGTCGAGGAGGACTACGTCGCCGCGACGGGCGTGCGGCTCGTCACCGTGAACGCGCAGGACCAGTTCCTGTCCGCGCTCGCCGGCGTCTCCGACCCGGAGACCAAGCGCAAGATCATCGGCCGCGAGTTCATCCGCGTGTTCGAGAAGGCCCAGGCCGACCTGATCGCGGAGGCCGAGAACGACGGCGACCCGATCCGCTTCCTGGTGCAGGGCACCCTCTACCCGGACGTGGTGGAGTCGGGCGGCGGCACCGGCACGGCCAACATCAAGAGCCACCACAACGTCGGCGGCCTCCCGGAGGACCTGCAGTTCGAGCTGGTCGAGCCGCTGCGCACCCTGTTCAAGGACGAGGTGCGCGCGATCGGCCGCGAGCTGGGCCTGCCGGAGGTCATCGTCGGCCGCCAGCCGTTCCCCGGGCCGGGCCTCGGCATCCGCATCGTCGGCGAGGTGACGCAGGAGCGGCTCGACCTGCTCCGCGACGCCGACGCGATCGTGCGCGCCGAGCTGACCGCGGCCGGCCTGGACGCCGAGATCTGGCAGTGCCCGGTGGTGCTGCTTGCCGACGTCCGCTCCGTCGGCGTGATGGGCGACGGCCGCACCTACGGCCACCCGATCGTGCTGCGCCCGGTCTCCAGCGAGGACGCGATGACCGCCGACTGGACGCGCCTGCCGTACGACCTGCTGGCCACGATCTCCAACCGCATCACCAACGAGGTGGACGGGGTGAACCGCGTCGTGCTCGACGTCACGTCGAAGCCGCCGGGGACCATCGAGTGGGAGTGA
- a CDS encoding Bax inhibitor-1/YccA family protein: MALTNPAFSTNPAFQNNGQAGAATTVSAENLEQMYQAPSATSADTDRMTIEDTINKSAISFALLVAGAVVGWMVPGLYLPAAIVGFVLALVNIFKKKPSPALILSYAGVQGIFVGGISGLFESIYPGIVIQAVIGTLAVVGVTLALFASGKIRASAKATKVFLIAMFGYLAYSLVNVILMWTGVTHGMFGLSSDVKLFGIPLGVLIGVVVVIMGAYSLVLDFDFIQRGVKNRAPRIYGWSGAFGIMVTVIWLYLEILRLLAISRN, encoded by the coding sequence ATGGCACTCACCAACCCGGCATTCTCGACGAATCCGGCCTTCCAGAACAACGGGCAGGCCGGGGCGGCCACCACGGTCAGCGCCGAGAACCTCGAGCAGATGTACCAGGCGCCGTCCGCGACGTCCGCCGACACCGATCGCATGACGATCGAGGACACCATCAACAAGAGCGCGATCTCCTTCGCCCTGCTCGTCGCGGGCGCGGTGGTCGGCTGGATGGTGCCCGGCCTCTACCTCCCGGCCGCGATCGTCGGCTTCGTGCTCGCGCTCGTCAACATCTTCAAGAAGAAGCCGTCGCCCGCCCTCATCCTGAGCTACGCCGGCGTGCAGGGCATCTTCGTCGGCGGCATCTCCGGCCTGTTCGAGTCGATCTACCCGGGCATCGTCATCCAGGCGGTCATCGGCACGCTCGCGGTCGTCGGCGTGACGCTCGCGCTCTTCGCCTCCGGCAAGATCCGCGCCTCGGCCAAGGCCACCAAGGTCTTCCTGATCGCCATGTTCGGGTACCTGGCCTACTCGCTCGTCAACGTCATCCTGATGTGGACCGGCGTCACCCACGGCATGTTCGGCCTGAGCAGCGACGTCAAGCTGTTCGGCATCCCGCTCGGCGTGCTGATCGGCGTGGTCGTCGTCATCATGGGCGCCTACTCGCTCGTGCTCGACTTCGACTTCATCCAGCGCGGCGTCAAGAACCGCGCCCCGCGCATCTACGGCTGGTCCGGCGCGTTCGGGATCATGGTCACGGTCATCTGGCTGTACCTCGAGATCCTGCGACTCCTCGCCATCTCCCGCAACTAG
- a CDS encoding glycerophosphodiester phosphodiesterase family protein produces the protein MRARSRPSVIGHRGAPGYRPEHTRAAYELAFALGADSVEPDLVATKDGVLVVRHENEISGTTNVADHPEFAARRTTKEVDGLPLTGWFTEDFTWTELATLRARERVPQLRQASATFDDRYPILRLADVLEVVDAASDAASRALGLVAELKHATYFEAAGLPLHELFLSELADAGWSDHPGLVAESFEKTVLGRLHDGGFRGRRVYLLEGEGAPADRVASLGAAAPGYASDLTLRGLYALGSAASPADRVDGISVDVSQILHSGSVAVGLFGEDEGGVDIGAVTSDLVDLAHSAGLFVYCWTLRPENGMLPAEFRGPGRDDEWGDWRRLFAILLHSGVDGVFADHPDLAVAVRDGR, from the coding sequence ATGCGTGCCCGCTCCAGACCGTCCGTGATCGGCCATCGGGGCGCGCCCGGCTACCGGCCGGAGCACACCCGGGCCGCGTACGAGCTGGCGTTCGCCCTCGGCGCGGACTCCGTGGAGCCCGACCTGGTCGCCACGAAGGACGGCGTCCTGGTGGTTCGGCACGAGAACGAGATCTCCGGCACCACCAACGTGGCCGACCACCCCGAGTTCGCGGCGCGGCGCACGACCAAGGAGGTCGACGGGCTGCCGCTGACCGGCTGGTTCACCGAGGACTTCACGTGGACCGAGCTGGCCACGTTGCGCGCGCGGGAGCGGGTGCCGCAGCTGCGGCAGGCGAGCGCGACCTTCGACGACCGCTACCCGATCCTCCGGCTCGCGGACGTCCTGGAGGTCGTGGACGCCGCCTCCGACGCGGCGAGCCGGGCGCTCGGCCTGGTCGCCGAGCTGAAGCACGCCACCTACTTCGAGGCGGCGGGGCTGCCGCTGCACGAGCTGTTCCTGTCCGAGCTCGCGGACGCGGGCTGGTCGGACCACCCGGGGCTGGTCGCCGAGAGTTTCGAGAAGACGGTGCTCGGCCGCCTCCACGACGGCGGGTTCCGGGGCAGGCGCGTCTACCTGCTGGAGGGTGAGGGGGCGCCCGCCGACCGCGTCGCGTCGCTGGGGGCGGCGGCGCCGGGGTACGCCTCCGACCTGACGCTGCGCGGGCTGTACGCCCTCGGCTCGGCGGCGTCGCCGGCGGATCGGGTCGACGGCATCAGCGTGGACGTCTCCCAGATCCTGCATTCGGGCTCCGTGGCGGTCGGGCTGTTCGGCGAGGACGAGGGTGGCGTCGACATCGGCGCGGTGACCTCCGATCTGGTCGACCTCGCGCACTCGGCCGGACTGTTCGTGTACTGCTGGACGCTCCGGCCGGAGAACGGGATGCTGCCGGCCGAGTTCCGCGGACCGGGCCGCGACGACGAGTGGGGCGACTGGCGGCGGCTCTTCGCGATCCTGCTGCACTCCGGCGTCGACGGGGTGTTCGCCGACCATCCCGACCTCGCCGTGGCCGTGCGCGACGGGCGCTGA